AAGTTATATGGCAAGCACTCTCAATCAAGTGGAAGCTTTGCTGAAAAATTTAAAATTGCTCCAAAATATCTTGAAAAAGCACGAAAAAGAAGTAGAAACCACAACTAATGCCATTGCTTTGCAAAACATTATTACAATTTTTCAAAAAGAGTTAGATAAACTTGGCGAAGTTGCCGGGCATCAACTCCAAGATATTAAAACAATGCACGAAAAAACACTTGCTTCTATTCAGGGAATTAGCGATGAGGTGATTTGCAATAGTGTATATGGAATCTATAATAAACGCTTTTTAGAAAAACGCGTGTTAGCTGAAGTAAATTCTGTAAATGTAGGTGGATATAAATCATCACTTTTGCTTGTGCGTGTATCAAAAAGTTTGCAAAGTCGCATTACTTCGGATAAAACAGCAGTGGTGATTAATCGCTCATTATCAAAAATGTTGCAAAAAGTTGCTAATCGTAGTGATATTGTTGCCTATTATGAAGCAGGGATTTTTGGAATTTTATTAAGTCATAGCGATAAAGATGCGGCAAAACGCTTTGCGAACCGCCTGATTGAAAAGGTTGTTGGAATCAATATTATTGTTAATGATGAAGAAATTCCTTTAAGTGTTTGCACTGGCATTGTTGAGATTAATGAATTTTCTAAACAAAAAGAAATTATAAAAAATGGGCTTGAGGCGTTAAAAAAGGCTTCAAGTGGCAATGTTTCTTTCATGGTTTTTGGGGAGAGTTAATGTTAGAAGTTATCACTTATCCCAATCCTTTGTTGCGTCAAATCTCTAAGTCTGTGGAAGTTTTTGATAAAGGATTGCACACGCTTTTAGATGAAATGTATGAAGTAATGCTTGCAAAAAATGGTGTTGGAATCTCTGCAATTCAAGTAGCAAAGCCTATCCGAGCGCTTTTAATTTGTATCCCAGATGAAGATGGCAATCAGCATAAAGAAGATTTACTAGAAGTGATTAATCCAAAAATCATAGAAAGAGACGGGGAAATTCTTTTTAATGAAGGTTGCTTAAGTGTGCCAGAATTTTATGAAGAAATCAAACGCGCTTCAAACATAAAAATCGCCTATCAAGATCGTTATGGAAATCCACAAGAAATTGTTGCGCAAGACTATCTAGCAGTTGCCTTTCAGCACGAAATTGATCATTTAAATGGGGTTTTATTTATTGATAAACTTTCCATTGTTAAGCGCAAAAAGTTTGAAAAAGAGCTAAAGCAAAGGCAAAAGCACTAAATCTCTTTTAATGCTGCACTTAAGTCAATATGGCAATATCCATTAGGATTCTTAGCAAGATATTTTTGATGGTAGGCTTCAGCGGAATAGAAGTTTTCTAACAGGCTTACTTCTGTAACAATTTTTTGAGAAAATTGCTTTTGTAAATTTTCCACAAAACCTTTAATTTCTTTTAGCATTTGTGTGTCTTGCGTATAAATACCGCTTCTATATTGTGTGCCAATATCGTTGCCTTGATAATTGAGTGCAAAGGGATTAATGATACTAAAAAAGCGTTTAAGCAACATTTCAAGGCTTAAAAGAGTAGAATCAAAAGAAATCTCTACTGCTTCTGTTGCCTGTGTTGCTCCGCTACAAACTTGTTGATAGCTAGGAGATTCCACCTTAGAATTTGCATAACCCACTTGTGAATTAAGCACACCCTTAAGCAAATCAAAATACCCTTGCACACCCCAAAAACATCCGCCTGCTAAATAAATTGTTTGTTGCATATGTTTTTCCTAAAAATTAAAAAAATAAAAATTTACTATTCTTTCATATTTTTTACAATATCAATAAGTGGTGTTATATCATAATCTTGTATTTTTTGCTCTAAGGTATCAAAATAGGATTCCATATTATCCAAGGTTAAGATATGTGTTTTATTTTGTATGGCACTAAGTTGTAAGGAGTTCATATCGTTGGCATAATGGATGGTATCACCAGCGTAATTTGCGATATTGTCTGCATAATCTAAAGTATCAAATCCATAGACTGTAACATTTTTTAAATCTTTTGTTTGGTGAAGTAGATAGTAAATAATTTTCTTGCGTTCTATAAATGCTTTGCTATTAATCTTAAAATGGAATCTTGAATAAGGTGGAAGAATTAAATGAAATTTTGTATACGGGTGTTCTTTTATAAAAGACAGAGTAAAAGAGTTTAAAAGTTTTTGTTGTTTGTTTGTATCAATTTTATCTGTATTAAATTCTACAGGTTTTGCTTGCGCAAAGCCTTTAAGATTCTCTTTGAAAATATCAGGGTTAAATTTTATCCAGTTTTCAAAACCGCCTAGTCTTTGGATATGTTTTTCTTCTTTAATCCATTGTAAAAGTGTTTCTAAATCTTTTTTTCCGATACATTTTTCCTTTCTGCTAAAAGTTAAAGCACAAATAATAAATCTATCGTTTAAATAGGCTTCAAAATCATTTAGCAAGGAATCATCATAAAGAAGCTGGAAATTTGGCTTAGTTGTGACTTCATCACTAAAGGCATCTAGGGAATAAATAATTGTTTGTGGATTCCTGTTTTGGAATAAATATTTTAAAATTATTGCTCTTTCTTTAATGCTGCTAGCTGCTGGTGAAATATTCACCCATTTGCCTCCTAGCTTCTCACTTGCTTCTTTAGCAGAAGTATTTTGTAGCATAGAGCTGCCTAAGATATAAGAATCAAAATCATAGTGTTTAATGATTCCCCTAGCCCCCACGCGCATTTCGCTAAAAAATCTTTCTTCTTTGAAATAGCTTTTGTGAAAAATTTGCAAAGGATCATAGAGATAAATTAATCCCAAAGATAAACAAGTTAATGTTATAAACAATATCAGTGTGTAAAAGACAAATTTAAAATTGCTCATAAAATCCCTAAAAATTAAAATAAATAAACTCTACATAAGGTGTTATGCTAAGAGTTACAATAGCAACATAAAACAAAACACTAACAAAAATGACATTTTTCCAAGACGGCTTAAAGTTATGTAGAAGCTCAATGCTGTTTTTGACGCACAAAACAATAATAAACGCAAAGATTAAAAAGAAAAGAGTTTCATTTCTTCCATCAAGATTTGCTAATAATTTTGGAATATGCCTTGCCTTCTCCGGCAACTCTACCCATACAATCCCAAACATTCCTGCTAAAAGATTAAAAGCTCCTTGGAGATTCTCTGCTCTAAAAAACACCCAAGTCATATTTAAAAAGTTAAAGGTAAGAATCCAGCATAACACTTTATACAAACGACTTTGTAAAAAAGTAGCCTTGTGTAAATTTAAAGATTCTAAGATATAACCATAAGCTCTATGCAAACACATCGCAAGTCCGTGTAATGCTCCCCAAATAATAAATCCAAAATGGAATATAGAGATACTCTTTTAAAAATCTCCCTAAAGTAATATGCCATTTTCTCCAAAACTCTGTAATGCTTAAAGACTTATAAGGGGAGTTAAAATTAATTGGCAAAAGGATTCCAAAAAGCAATCCTAATCCTATTGCCATATCACAATACCCACTAAAATCAAAATACAGCTGAAAGGTATAAGATAAAGAAGTCGCCCAAGACTCTGCAATATTTAAAAACCCACCCTTCTCTACAATGCTAAATCCATTATTAGCCCATTTTGCAAAACTATCTGCAATAAAAACTTTTTTAAATAAACCCATAGAGAAAATAAATACACCCTTAGCAATTTTATCCCATTGCACACTTTTAGATAAAGACTTAAATTGTGGCATCATTTCTTTATGATGCACAATAGGTCCTGCAATAAGCTGTGGAAAAAAGCTAACAAATAAGCAATAATCTAAAAAATCAATTTTAAAATGACTTGAAAAGATGGAATCGTAATTTTCTTCTAAGTCTTTAATATCAATTCTTTTATAACAATCCACCAAAAATGCAATTTGCTGAAAGGTAAAAAAGGAAATAGCTAAAGGCAAAAGAATATGGGGCAAAGGAATATTAAAATCTAAATGTAAAAGTTTAGAGAATAAATTAAAATTTTCTAAAAAGAAATCTGTGTATTTGAAAAATCCAAGTAAGGCAAGATTAAAAAAGATTCCAATATAAAGATAGAATTTATTATGCCCCCCCCCCCTATTATTTTTAGCAAAATTCTTTAGCATTAGTGAAGTGATTCCATAATTAATTAAAATGGATAATAACAAAAGCCCAAGATATTTAATTTCCCAAAAGGCATAGAAAAACAAACTTCCAAGCACTAAGAAAAGTTTAGCTAAAAAGTTTTGATTAAAATATCTTAGTCCATAAAAGCCTAAAAGCATAATAGGCAAAAAGGCAAAGATGAAGATATAGGAGCTAAAGAGCATAGGCTATCCTTAGAAAAATTTGGATTTTAACATATTTTACTTAAAGTATTAATAAAGTATTAAAGGATAAATCCACCACCAAGCACTTTAGAGCCATCATAAAGCACAAGAGCTTGTCCGCTTGCCACACCATAAACAGGCTCTTGCAAATGTGCTACAATCACTTCTTTTTGTGCTTCTTTAATCAATTCAATTCTAGCTTTTGCTTTGTGGCTTTTGTAGCGGATTTTTACTTCGCATTCTAGGGTATTGTTGTCTTTAAAATATTCTTTTGGCAAAGAGAAATTTGTCGCACGCACTTCCTTTGTAGCTAGAGCTTCCTTATTGCCCACAACAATAGTGTTATCTTGGGGATTGATTTTTAGTACATAATGTGGAGTTAGCGCACCCTTAATTTCAAAGCCTTTGCGCTTTCCAATGGTATATTGCATATAACCTTTATGTGTGCCAATCACATTCCCTTGCGCATCTAGGACATTGCCTTTAGATTCTGTTTTATAGTGCTTATTTAGCACATCAATATAAGAATTTTCTACAAAGCAAATCTCTTGAGAGTCTTTATAGGTTTCTAGTGTGCCAAGCCAAGAGAGTTCCTTTAAAGCGATAGGCTTAATTTCTTCTTTAATCTTATCCCCAAGTGGAAAAATAATTCGCGAAATCCACTCTTGCTTTAATCCAAAAAGAAAATAACTTTGATCCTTATGTATATCCGCCCCTTGTGCAACCTTACCATCTTTAATTTGCGCATAATGTCCTGTTGCTACATAATCAAACCCCATTTTATCGGCTAAATCAAATGCGATTCCAAATTTTACAAAGGGATTACACATCGCGCAAGGATTTGGCGTTAAGCCCTTTTTGTAAGATTCCACAAAATAATCATAAACTTTTTCTTTAAACAACTCCCTTTCATCAATGATAGAATATTCTATGTTTAAATGTTTTGCGCATTTTTCAATATTACGCACAAAATAGGCGTGCTTTTCCTCTTTATCGTGGAGTTTTAAATACACTCCATAGACCAAATAGCCTTGTTTTTGTAAAAGATAAGCACAATAGCTAGAATCCACACCACCGCTCATTAATAATAAAACTTTTTTCATTTTATTCCTTTGTGTATGTTAATTTTTTTTGCAATAAAAGTTGATTGTCTGTATATTTTGCAAAGTAAATATCAAGGGCAAAAATCTCTCCACTTCCAAGTCTTGCAAAAGGAAATTTTTTGTAATAAAAGCTCTGTTCTTGTCGTGTAGCATTACGGAAAGTTGCCTTGATTTGGACACCTTTTAGATGTGCTAGAGTGTTAGAATCTTTTGCAATTATTACTCCAACACTAGGATTAACATAGGCTAATTTTATATGTTTAGAGTTGGAATCGCTTTTAAAACACAGACTCAAATTTTCTTTAACAAACGCATAATAACAGCTTGCACCATAAACGCTCAAATGCGTATCCGTGCTATCAATCACGCTGAGAGTAAGTAAGTGTTGCTTTGCGATAAACGCTTTAATCCTATCGTCCATAAGCGGAATTTTAGCCAAAAAGGCTTAAGGGAGAGTCGCATTCGCCTTATCAATAAGTGGTGTTATATCATAATCTTGTATTTTTTGCTCTAAGGTATCAAAATAGGATTCCATATTATCCAAGGTTAAGATATGTGTTTTATTTTGTATGGCACTAAGTTGTAAGGAGTTCATATCGTTGGCATAATGGATGGTATCACCAGCGTAATTTGCGATATTGTCTGCATAATCTAAAGTATCAAATCCATAGACTGTAACATTTTTTAAATCTTTTGTTTGGTGAAGTAGATAGTAAATAATTTTCTTGCGTTCTATAAATGCTTTGCTATTAATCTTAAAATGGAATCTTGAATAAGGTGGAAGAATTAAATGAAATTTTGTATACGGGTGTTCTTTTATAAAAGACAGAGTAAAAGAGTTTAAAAGTTTTTGTTGTTTGTTTGTATCAATTTTATCTGTATTAAATTCTACAGGTTTTGCTTGCGCAAAGCCTTTAAGATTCTCTTTGAAAATATCAGGGTTAAATTTTATCCAGTTTTCAAAACCGCCTAGTCTTTGGATATGTTTTTCTTCTTTAATCCATTGTAAAAGTGTTTCTAAATCTTTTTTTCCGATACATTTTTCCTTTCTGCTAAAAGTTAAAGCACAAATAATAAATCTATCGTTTAAATAGGCTTCAAAATCATTTAGCAAGGAATCATCATAAAGAAGCTGGAAATTTGGCTTAGTTGTGACTTCATCACTAAAGGCATCTAGGGAATAAATAATTGTTTGTGGATTCCTGTTTTGGAATAAATATTTTAAAATTATTGCTCTTTCTTTAATGCTGCTAGCTGCTGGTGAAATATTCACCCATTTGCCTCCTAGCTTCTCACTTGCTTCTTTAGCAGAAGTATTTTGTAGCATAGAGCTGCCTAAGATATAAGAATCAAAATCATAGTGTTTAATGATTCCCCTAGCCCCCACGCGCATTTCGCTAAAAAATCTTTCTTCTTTGAAATAGCTTTTGTGAAAAATTTGCAAAGGATCATAGAGATAAATTAATCCCAAAGATAAACAAGTTAATGTTATAAACAATATCAGTGTGTAAAAGACAAATTTAAAATTGCTCATAAAATCCCTAAAAATTAAAATAAATAAACTCTACATAAGGTGTTATGCTAAGAGTTACAATAGCAACATAAAACAAAACACTAACAAAAATGACATTTTTCCAAGACGGCTTAAAGTTATGTAGAAGCTCAATGCTGTTTTTGACGCACAAAACAATAATAAACGCAAAGATTAAAAAGAAAAGAGTTTCATTTCTTCCATCAAGATTTGCTAATAATTTTGGAATATGCCTTGCCTTCTCCGGCAACTCTACCCATACAATCCCAAACATTCCTGCTAAAAGATTAAAAGCTCCTTGGAGATTCTCTGCTCTAAAAAACACCCAAGTCATATTTAAAAAGTTAAAGGTAAGAATCCAGCATAACACTTTATACAAACGACTTTGTAAAAAAGTAGCCTTGTGTAAATTTAAAGATTCTAAGATATAACCATAAGCTCTATGCAAACACATCGCAAGTCCGTGTAATGCTCCCCAAATAATAAATCCAAAATGGAATATAGAGATACTCTTTTAAAAATCTCCCTAAAGTAATATGCCATTTTCTCCAAAACTCTGTAATGCTTAAAGACTTATAAGGGGAGTTAAAATTAATTGGCAAAAGGATTCCAAAAAGCAATCCTAATCCTATTGCCATATCACAATACCCACTAAAATCAAAATACAGCTGAAAGGTATAAGATAAAGAAGTCGCCCAAGACTCTGCAATATTTAAAAACCCACCCTTCTCTACAATGCTAAATCCATTATTAGCCCATTTTGCAAAACTATCTGCAATAAAAACTTTTTTAAATAAACCCATAGAGAAAATAAATACACCCTTAGCAATTTTATCCCATTGCACACTTTTAGATAAAGACTTAAATTGTGGCATCATTTCTTTATGATGCACAATAGGTCCTGCAATAAGCTGTGGAAAAAAGCTAACAAATAAGCAATAATCTAAAAAATCAATTTTAAAATGACTTGAAAAGATGGAATCGTAATTTTCTTCTAAGTCTTTAATATCAATTCTTTTATAACAATCCACCAAAAATGCAATTTGCTGAAAGGTAAAAAAGGAAATAGCTAAAGGCAAAAGAATATGGGGCAAAGGAATATTAAAATCTAAATGTAAAAGTTTAGAGAATAAATTAAAATTTTCTAAAAAGAAATCTGTGTATTTGAAAAATCCAAGTAAGGCAAGATTAAAAAAGATTCCAATATAAAGATAGAATTTATTATGCCCCCCCCCCCTATTATTTTTAGCAAAATTCTTTAGCATTAGTGAAGTGATTCCATAATTAATTAAAATGGATAATAACAAAAGCCCAAGATATTTAATTTCCCAAAAGGCATAGAAAAACAAACTTCCAAGCACTAAGAAAAGTTTAGCTAAAAAGTTTTGATTAAAATATCTTAGTCCATAAAAGCCTAAAAGCATAATAGGCAAAAAGGCAAAGATGAAGATATAGGAGCTAAAGAGCATTTACGGAATATCCTTGTTTTGAGATTTTTACATTAATTGATCAAGCCTGTCTTTTTTCGGGGCAATTTCTGTAATTTGGATTCCAAAGTTTCCATCTACAATGACGACTTCCCCTTTTGCAATCACCTTATCATCTACAAGCACTTCTAAAGGGTCGTTTGCTAGTTGATTAAGTTCTACAACGCTTCCTATATCCATTGCAATCACATCTTTAAGTAACATTTTTTTCTGCCCGATCCTAACTTTTACTTGCAAACGCACATCTAAAAGCATTGCCATATTTTTCATTTCAGCATTATTTAGCTCCACTTTTGCCTGCGCTTCACCATTTCCTGTGCTACTTTCTTCTAGGGCTTGGTTTGCATTTGGGTTAAAGTGGTTTTCAAACGCGCTAGAAAATCCAAAATACAAATAATCTTGTACAGAGCCTATATTAAAAGAAAAAGTATAAAATCCGCTGTAATTTCCAAGTCCTAAATCTCCATCAGGGATAAAGTTAATATTGCTAATGCTAAAACTTAGCTTTGGAAGCTCTTTTTGCCCGCCAAGAGAAGTGGAAATAGCACCAAAGATATTAGAAGCAATCTCTTTTGTTGCGTCCAAATCGTCCGCTTCCATTGTTTCTTTGCTCTCTCCTTCTCCCCCTAACATCATATCAGCTAAAGCAGTTGCAACTTTGGGTGAGATGAAAAATGCTAGGCTTGAGCCATCATCAGTGCTTATATCAATCTTTGCCATAGGGGGATTTATGGAATCGCTTTTACCATCTTGTGCTTCTATGTGGCTAACTTCTGGCGTTTGTCCTAGTAAGCCTTCAATAGTAGCGGTTGTTTCTTGGATAATGAGTTTTAAAAAATCATTAAGCATTTTTACTCCTCTTCTAATTCGCTAGCGCGCGATTTTCTTTGCACTTCAAGCATTTCTAAAATTTCTTTAACTTGGTCTTTTTCTGTTTTTATCATCTCTTTAACTTCAATGGTTTTACGATAACGATGTAGCCCAATACTAGCTAAAAACTTTTCTCTACCATCAACATTGATAATTACTGTATCATCAGCAGGGCGATCTAGTCGCACAATATCACCCACTTCTAAATCAAGAATTTCGTGCATTGATAGCTTTGTTTCTCCAAGAACGGCAGCAACATTGACTTTTGCGCCCCCTAAGAGTGCTTGAAGCTCTTTATTTCTTGATTTTTTCGCACTGGTTTCACTTAGCATTATATCCCTGCTCGCAAGGCGTGATAGCACGGATTCTAGGGAGATAACAGGATAGCATAAGTTCATCATTCCGCTACTATGCCCGATGATAATCTCCATAACTACCATAATAACAATTTCATTTTGTGCAACAATTTGCACAACGTTTGGGCTAGATTCCTTTACATCAACGGTTGGAAAAATCTCTGTAATAGGCGCCCACGCTTCTTTAAGGTTTTGCATCATTTGGCGTAAAATTGTATCAAGTAAATTTAATTCAATATCACTAAATTCTCTTGTGGATTCATAAGGATCGCCTTTGCCGCCTAAGAGCCTATCAATCATAGGGAAGGCAATACTAGGGTTAATCTCTAAAACACCTGTGCCATCAAGGGGTTTCATAGAAAACACATTGAAGCTTGTAGGGCTTGGCAAGCTCATTAAAAATTCCCCATAAGTCATTTGATCCACGCTGTGAAGTTGAATCTCGACGATGGAACGCATAATTGCAGAAATTTGACTAGAGAGACTTCTTGCCATCTTATCGTGGATTCCGCGAAATGCTCGGAGTTGCTCTTTGCTAACGCGATTTGGGCGTTTAAAGTCATAAAGCGTGATTTGCCTTTGCTGAACAACAGCAGGTTTTTCTAGTGTTTCTGGCTCTCCGCCT
The Helicobacter winghamensis ATCC BAA-430 DNA segment above includes these coding regions:
- a CDS encoding GGDEF domain-containing protein — its product is MKDDFGSFDGLQSFEANGIEESSLGSASSFSSFGMDTESLQPSISTQSAGTSGNANSLEEYGLQVIQELSANGILPTPYNYRIYFEKLLEDKSQAFRDDAFQYVEVDQRPEEKQAALESKVLKTQSYMASTLNQVEALLKNLKLLQNILKKHEKEVETTTNAIALQNIITIFQKELDKLGEVAGHQLQDIKTMHEKTLASIQGISDEVICNSVYGIYNKRFLEKRVLAEVNSVNVGGYKSSLLLVRVSKSLQSRITSDKTAVVINRSLSKMLQKVANRSDIVAYYEAGIFGILLSHSDKDAAKRFANRLIEKVVGINIIVNDEEIPLSVCTGIVEINEFSKQKEIIKNGLEALKKASSGNVSFMVFGES
- the def gene encoding peptide deformylase, yielding MLEVITYPNPLLRQISKSVEVFDKGLHTLLDEMYEVMLAKNGVGISAIQVAKPIRALLICIPDEDGNQHKEDLLEVINPKIIERDGEILFNEGCLSVPEFYEEIKRASNIKIAYQDRYGNPQEIVAQDYLAVAFQHEIDHLNGVLFIDKLSIVKRKKFEKELKQRQKH
- the msrA gene encoding peptide-methionine (S)-S-oxide reductase MsrA, which gives rise to MQQTIYLAGGCFWGVQGYFDLLKGVLNSQVGYANSKVESPSYQQVCSGATQATEAVEISFDSTLLSLEMLLKRFFSIINPFALNYQGNDIGTQYRSGIYTQDTQMLKEIKGFVENLQKQFSQKIVTEVSLLENFYSAEAYHQKYLAKNPNGYCHIDLSAALKEI
- the mnmA gene encoding tRNA 2-thiouridine(34) synthase MnmA; translated protein: MKKVLLLMSGGVDSSYCAYLLQKQGYLVYGVYLKLHDKEEKHAYFVRNIEKCAKHLNIEYSIIDERELFKEKVYDYFVESYKKGLTPNPCAMCNPFVKFGIAFDLADKMGFDYVATGHYAQIKDGKVAQGADIHKDQSYFLFGLKQEWISRIIFPLGDKIKEEIKPIALKELSWLGTLETYKDSQEICFVENSYIDVLNKHYKTESKGNVLDAQGNVIGTHKGYMQYTIGKRKGFEIKGALTPHYVLKINPQDNTIVVGNKEALATKEVRATNFSLPKEYFKDNNTLECEVKIRYKSHKAKARIELIKEAQKEVIVAHLQEPVYGVASGQALVLYDGSKVLGGGFIL
- the fliY gene encoding flagellar motor switch protein FliY, which gives rise to MLNDFLKLIIQETTATIEGLLGQTPEVSHIEAQDGKSDSINPPMAKIDISTDDGSSLAFFISPKVATALADMMLGGEGESKETMEADDLDATKEIASNIFGAISTSLGGQKELPKLSFSISNINFIPDGDLGLGNYSGFYTFSFNIGSVQDYLYFGFSSAFENHFNPNANQALEESSTGNGEAQAKVELNNAEMKNMAMLLDVRLQVKVRIGQKKMLLKDVIAMDIGSVVELNQLANDPLEVLVDDKVIAKGEVVIVDGNFGIQITEIAPKKDRLDQLM
- the fliM gene encoding flagellar motor switch protein FliM; the protein is MADILSQEEIDALLEVVDDEGGEPETLEKPAVVQQRQITLYDFKRPNRVSKEQLRAFRGIHDKMARSLSSQISAIMRSIVEIQLHSVDQMTYGEFLMSLPSPTSFNVFSMKPLDGTGVLEINPSIAFPMIDRLLGGKGDPYESTREFSDIELNLLDTILRQMMQNLKEAWAPITEIFPTVDVKESSPNVVQIVAQNEIVIMVVMEIIIGHSSGMMNLCYPVISLESVLSRLASRDIMLSETSAKKSRNKELQALLGGAKVNVAAVLGETKLSMHEILDLEVGDIVRLDRPADDTVIINVDGREKFLASIGLHRYRKTIEVKEMIKTEKDQVKEILEMLEVQRKSRASELEEE